A window of Etheostoma spectabile isolate EspeVRDwgs_2016 chromosome 18, UIUC_Espe_1.0, whole genome shotgun sequence contains these coding sequences:
- the LOC116706167 gene encoding uncharacterized protein LOC116706167: MDEITREDVSPQIEGELTLPSPPKRPKTDCTMTNNHSGKIRFDFPELFTFRQTIGSPSSASTLQESAGQVGIAECGDIEDEKPHEQQEDTQLVVTAITRLTTSHTEDAHTGSSKVGMIAGERCFNPLVRDEQPPVTETDKLSSYPADDAGGAIAESHTSKDPSSHPDCKSLGKSLEDEAPGGCSLHAGNDKDWRQVRNRLSPIQKFTLSSSDEGVRCQSDCSYEDALRDTGFCKTLSQSADVEESNLKRDEHGFSENILFSKEGEEGNRHISFSEYADCESIYPAPEDQPSENLAERVQYEEKILELQICGNGNVAMCDGGTKGQIYENGMSKNSIPFAAEYAERSIVSNDVVLARNITIESVSIEAEYFCGEREHAGNMIAKAWSETADHTTETPMPARISQEPAEGNNDASPFSVFDPAIWSETDRKAEEKPCNSESTAGVKLFPSVKVCVMETPLSLCFDARLSQEVSAPTHTGQCEDEKDDLWQSYTEPKACTITTNRTHKTDNKGTCVWKSSPSSTPCRPAKPHAKDEKQESNDTLRHQLKEQDPSGSSPVGPDHLKTQEVEYLQTEKQEREGMTRFKEELRTDEHVKSDNSSGLEEKLLQQHEKHIEELSEMLTDDCFSNWTEEIISTYGNNLTHINKELGNWKNIECLLDHPYSVTVSTMEGTTEEKDRKEEARVGEETDVHGNSEIVVKSDDHPQQQSQQNGDMTEQCISECADGNMSKSSHKLTLVSQHEQENKLRCFSDTKHRAETFMVEHKEDILAFTSPPTSDAVVPGPHELPHSQNADNPTAPNCNNTFSPVPSGYTFNSRVPGGFDTFEKIQLSLDDDDDDASLSNSLVLSSEAGQLYQFMPESNKHLEVPEEEEEEEEEKEMEIFECQTDNMAKGLTCSDTSCKDLTNFISAADVMALGSPEQQPNCESSYSSSECFHDDFNPQPMSSPVLPKSNSLASDVNDSPKFEMEKQFDMVLKELNLFFDISISDLASDSRAPSPEQSDDVTGVLEGDTSNCKEHLSSPELGPHRDTSSNGADEDCSLELCGGDPVVSCSSGSGDGEQEVPLGSHPCQETSMYTAEKHIEPQEMEQKRKMWSPSFECQPFLEQLSHRQPEQPRRLEPLKTCSRPIRVGLSKRAKTKHLHHLHAYK; the protein is encoded by the exons ATGGATGAAATCACACGAGAAGATGTCAGTCCACAAATTGAGGGAGAGCTTACTTTACCATCCCCCCCCAAACGACCAAAGACAGATTGCACAATGACAAACAACCACAGTGGCAAAATCCGGTTTGACTTCCCAGAGCTTTTCACATTTCGGCAAACCATTGGCTCCCCATCATCAGCAAGTACCTTGCAGGAAAGTGCGGGCCAGGTAGGCATAGCAGAATGTGGGGATATTGAAGATGAAAAACCTCATGAGCAACAAGAAGATACCCAATTAGTTGTCACTGCAATTACTAGGTTGACAACGTCACACACTGAGGACGCACACACAGGATCATCTAAAGTTGGTATGATTGCTGGTGAAAGATGCTTCAACCCTCTGGTAAGAGATGAGCAGCCTCCGGTTACTGAAACTGACAAACTCAGCTCATACCCAGCAGATGATGCAGGTGGGGCAATAGCAGAGTCTCACACTTCAAAAGACCCGTCCAGTCATCCTGATTGTAAATCGCTGGGGAAATCACTTGAAGACGAGGCCCCTGGTGGTTGCAGTCTTCATGCTGGAAATGACAAAGATTGGAGACAGGTGCGAAATAGATTAAGTCCAATCCAAAAATTCACCCTCAGTTCAAGTGATGAGGGCGTCAGATGTCAATCTGATTGCTCTTATGAAGATGCTTTACGTGACACAGGTTTCTGTAAAACACTGAGCCAATCTGCAGATGTTGAAGAGAGCAATCTGAAGAGGGATGAACATGGATTTAGTGAGAATATCCTTTTTAGCAAGGAAGGGGAAGAGGGTAACAGACATATATCTTTCAGTGAATATGCAGACTGTGAATCAATATACCCAGCCCCTGAGGACCAACCCTCTGAAAACTTGGCAGAAAGGGTTCAATATGAGGAAAAAATATTAGAATTGCAGATTTGTGGAAATGGAAATGTTGCTATGTGTGATGGGGGAACAAAAGGCCAAATCTATGAGAATGGCATGAGCAAAAACTCTATCCCTTTTGCTGCTGAATATGCCGAGAGATCAATTGTTTCTAATGATGTGGTATTAGCAAGAAATATCACAATTGAGAGTGTGAGTATTGAAGCTGAATACTTCTGTGGGGAGAGAGAGCATGCTGGCAACATGATAGCCAAAGCTTGGAGTGAAACGGCAGATCACACAACAGAGACTCCAATGCCTGCAAGAATCAGTCAAGAGCCTGCTGAAGGAAATAATGATGCAAGCCCTTTCAGTGTATTTGACCCTGCAATCTGGAGTGAAACTGACAGGAAGGCTGAGGAGAAACCCTGTAACTCAGAGAGTACTGCAGGTGTAAAATTATTCCCATCAGTAAAAGTCTGTGTGATGGAAacccctctttctctgtgttttgaCGCCCGGCTTTCACAGGAAGTTTCAGCCCCCACACACACTGGGCAGTGCGAAGATGAAAAAGATGACTTATGGCAGTCATACACAGAACCAAAGGCTTGTACAATCACTACCAACAGAACACACAAGACTGACAACAAAGGCACCTGTGTTTGGAAATCCAGTCCCAGCAGCACTCCATGCAGGCCAGCAAAGCCTCATGCAAAGGATGAAAAACAAGAAAGCAATGATACTTTGAGACACCAGTTGAAAGAGCAGGATCCTTCCGGCTCTTCTCCTGTCGGTCCTGACCACTTGAAGACACAGGAGGTTGAATATTTACAAACTGAAAagcaagaaagagaaggaaTGACACGTTTTAAAGAAGAATTAAGAACCGATGAACATGTCAAGTCAGACAACTCATCAGGCTTAGAGGAAAAACTGCTGcaacaacatgaaaaacacatAGAAGAGCTAAGTGAAATGTTAACTGATGATTGCTTCAGTAACTGGACAGAGGAAATAATAAGTACATATGGCAACAACTTAACACATATTAATAAGGAATTGGGAAATTGGAAAAACATTGAATGCTTGCTTGATCACCCATACAGTGTCACAGTTTCAACAATGGAAGGGACAACAGAGGAAAAGGACAGAAAAGAAGAGGCAAGAGTTGGAGAAGAAACTGATGTGCATGGTAATTCAGAGATAGTAGTGAAATCAGATGATCATCCTCAGCAACAAAGTCAACAGAACGGAGACATGACTGAGCAATGTATCAGTGAATGTGCAGACGGCAACATGAGTAAAAGCAGCCACAAATTAACCCTAGTTAGTCAACATGAACAAGAAAACAAGCTCAGATGTTTCTCTGATACCAAACACAGAGCTGAGACATTCATGGTTGAACATAAAGAAGATATTTTGGCTTTCACGTCTCCCCCAACAAGTGATGCCGTTGTGCCAGGTCCACATGAATTACCCCATTCACAAAATGCTGACAACCCCACAGCCCCAAACTGTAACAACACATTTTCCCCAGTGCCATCTGGCTACACTTTCAACAGCCGTGTGCCAGGGGGTTTTGACACTTTTGAAAAGATCCAGCTCTCGCtagatgacgatgatgatgatgctagTCTGAGCAACAGCCTTGTCCTCTCCAGCGAAGCTGGGCAACTTTACCAGTTCATGCCAGAGAGCAATAAGCATCTTGAGGTaccagaagaggaggaggaggaggaagaggagaaggagatggAAATATTTGAGTGTCAAACTGACAACATGGCAAAGGGATTGACATGCAGTGATACCAGTTGTAAAGACCTCACAAACTTTATCTCAGCAGCAGATGTCATGGCTCTAGGGTCGCCAGAGCAACAGCCTAACTGTGAATCATCTTATAGTTCCTCTGAATGCTTCCACGATGATTTTAACCCACAGCCAATGTCCTCCCCAGTTCTCCCGAAGAGCAACAGTCTAGCCTCTGATGTGAACGACAGCCCTAAGTTTGAGATGGAAAAACAATTTGACATGGTCTTGAAGGAGCTGAACTTATTTTTTGATATTAGTATAAGTGATTTAGCAAGTGACAGTAGAGCACCGTCACCTGAGCAGAGTGATGATGTAACTGGAGTCTTGGAGGGCGACACTTCAAACTGCAAAGAACATCTCAGCAGTCCAGAACTAGGACCACATAGAGACACATCATCAA ATGGTGCTGATGAAGACTGCAGCCTGGAACTGTGTGGAGGGGATCCAGTGGTTTCCTGTTCCTCTGGCAGTGGTGACGGCGAGCAGGAGGTGCCCCTTGGCAGCCACCCGTGCCAGGAAACATCCATGTACACTGCAGAGAAACACATAG AGCCCCAGGAGATGgagcagaaaaggaaaatgtgGTCTCCGTCCTTCGAGTGTCAACCATTCTTGGAACAATTGAGCCACA gacaGCCAGAGCAACCCAGGAGACTAGAGCCTCTGAAAACATGCTCACGGCCGATCCGGGTTGGACTTTCAAAGAGAGCCAAGACCAAACACCTACACCATCTCCACGCCTACAAATGA